The genomic DNA TCCTTCAGCAAGAGAttcacccacattgtgctgcacttgacccaggtgaggtaaatgggtacccggtaggatttctTCCTTGATGCTTTAAATAGCGCCATATGGCAGCTCAGCTATGGCCAGGGTAGTAATATGGTATCAATGCAAAGTTGAGCATTTAGTAACTGCGCtttatataaatggacatattattattatcaagattAGACCATGTAAGTTGAGACTAAACAGACTGATGATGTTGGATTAGACCTATTTCGGTCAGGATATGCTCCGCTGAGATTCCGTCTGGCTTCATGGCATCCCCTACCTCAATAGACTATAGTATCCCATATGCACTGCAGTGGTGGTATAAGGCATCATGCCATGATGGTATCATGAGCGTGATTGGCAGGTGTATTGGTATGTTATAGTTGCATTACAAACTTGACCCTGTCTGTTTGGAATCAAAGTCTTGGAATTCACAATGCATATTGTGAGAAACTGGTAAGTTGATTGTATGAATCATATAAAGGTAATTTTCATTCCGGCGCTTTTTTCCCCATTAAAAGTGGGATTTAAGGAGAAATCGACTAGGGTGAGATGGCGCACCATTTCCCCAAAGACGctgtatttaaaggacaagtcgaccccaacaaaaacttgatttgaataaaaagagaaaaattcaacaagcataacactgaaaatttcatcaaaatcggatgtaaaataagaaagttatggcattttaaagtttcgcttcatttcacaagacagttatatgcacatctaggtcggtatgcaaatgaggaactgatgacatcactcactcactatttcttttgtattttattatatgaaatatttttattttctcgtcattgtcatgtgaaatgaagtttcattcctctctgaacacgtggaattccattattttaacattttgtgcttcaggcaaggaggtcctaatcgtcaaatttgaaaaaattgaaatattgtatacttcaaacaataaaaaacaaaagaaatagtgagtgagtgagtgacatcatcgactctctcatttggatgtaactggctcgttcatataactattttgttaaaaataagcgaaactttgaaatgtcataactttcttattttacatccgattttgatgaaattttcagcattgtgcttgtctgatttttctctattgattcaaatgaacatttttctggggtggacttgacctttaagcatcAAGCAAACCATCACCATTACAATTCCTATGGGAGTCTTCTATCTGTATCTATAGGAAGAGGACTATTTaaagaaaatcagaaaatgtaaaaagaaaaatcctccGACACAGTAGATTTTTCAGCCTAGATTGGACCTAACAGGGTATAGATGAAGCGTGTCCACACAAACTAGGACTAGACCGATAAAGGAACTGGTTGGAGACAAAACAAGGATTAAACTATGTAGAAGTAGACCAAGCAGATGTAGACCAATCATATGGTACAgttcatcatctcttctaccaGACCCGGGACCTGGATCTTCCCGGCCAGCTTTAGACCCACGAACTGTTCCATTGCCTTCGCACTGACCTTCCGCAGGGTCGGCAGTCTCATCAGGATCTTACCGTATCGCTTCGGCTGGTTCGGGAAGGTAGTGGCAATGTACTTCTGCAGACAGTCCAGATAGGTCTTCTGGAGCGCTGTTACGCTGTCGACATCGACGAGACCAGGAGCATCTAGAACAacaaaaatttcataaatgataatgTAAAACATATAATAAAGATATGTCTTCTTAATTTTGTTACtctgatgacattgacattaccagggccctgttgcataaaagtatAGTAACTTACTATCCAATGGTAACTGCACTGAAATCCtttattctgattggctgattagCAGTACTACCATGGAAACAGGACCCAGGAGCatctaaaataataattgaattaatgataattgtttacaaattataaaatcTTGAAAGCATTAAGACTTTCTGCACACCTTTGGATAACGCCCAGCTGAGGGCATCTCGACTGGTATATTCACTGGTGTTAATTTTCAGGAGATATATCACAAATATATTTAGTACCTTCAgttgacccatattgccctcgtcatGATTTGTCAACTACTTTGGGAAATAAAGGTATATCCTTTAAATCTAAAGCCAATTCAATATATGATGCACCACGCCGTACACTGGGGTACCGTAGTACCCCAGGATATGGCGTTGTGCAGCGCCACCTTGTAttgtaatagtgtacagttacattgttgtcatggtgatcacgGTCGTATGATCGGTgggacaatcatgacaatgatcaCAATGcctatttattcattattgaaCAGTGAAGATTAGAACAGAACATGAAATttagaataaagttatcatttgcatgcattgttacataagatcactaaaaagaaaaaaaaatctgtaaaaaacattacaataaacttgtacacattttttggtaacccagggtacagcgcaaaaaaaaattaataattcaacaaaatggcggattattattcggtaccccagggtaccaaatactgcatcataCCTACCCACCCTATCCTTTTAAGGGATTTATTGAGATTATCATAGGAAAAACCCAGCAAAATAAAGGTAAGATTTAAAGGACACTGAACCAGCGCCCCACCGGCTCCACCTTAAGTCCTCATAACACACAGCTAATGAGAGACGATACAGTATCGTCTCTCATTAGCTGTGTGTTATGAGGACTTTAGGTGGAGCCGGTGGGGCGCCGGTTCAGTGTCCTTTAAATCTTACCTTTATTTTGCTGGGTTTTTCCTATGAGAATCTCAATAAATCCCTTAAAGGGATAGTCTAGGctgtaaatatttatatctcaataagaagagtaaaattcatagcgcaaaatgctgaaaatttgatcaaaatcggataacaaattcattgaattttaaagatttgcattattccggtgaaacagtaccaggcatgtctttatgaatattcattaggtgggctgatgatgtcatatccccacttgttcttttctattttattatatgaaattaggtttattaaaaaaaaattctacaaaGAACTAAAACGATGGGATTGACAACTAATTAGTGCATTAGCTACTTATTGccgcaatttatttcattataatagagacacatcatttatcattatgtatgaaaaaatgaaatatttatgatttcatgcaataacataagaaaagggaaagcaGAGATGTGACATCAAtcacatcatcagcccacctattgaatattcatgacgatgtgcatataactgttttaacAAAAGATGGATAaactaaaattcaataactttgttgttatttgttttccgattttgatgaaatcttcagcattttgctctgtgaattttactctatttattcggatataaatatttttagcccagaccatccctttaagatgtGTCTATTCAATGCTTCCTACTTCTtaatttttcattgtatttttacttttttctctctttcactgCGCATTGGGCACTCTGCAGAGAGGATTTGGCGCATTGCAAAccctatctattattattataaacgtAACCATTTTTGGATGAGCTTGTAAAAAGAACTACGTGTACACTGTATGCTCTTTCCCACCATATTCTTTGTAAAGATTCACGTATTTTGTAATGAttcagaaaaagaaataaagaaaaaggattATAATTCATTATCAAAGAAAACTGTATACAGCGATATTAATGAGGAGGCCATATAAACAAGAAACAACAAAGAGCaagagagtgaaagagagagagacaagtAGGCCTTTGGAAGTCTTGCCTGCATCATTAATACAATCCAataatagcagcagtgctgactttaaaaacaaatcaaaggtgaataatttttaaaagctgagcaaaaaaaaacagcattCATTTGAAACTTAAAATCCCTCACTCGCTGGTTTGGCATGACCTTTGCTCCATGACCCACAATCACATTTGTTAATTTGCCTATACGTTGGAgctttgtggcccagtggattagtcttcggactttgaaacagagggtcgtgggttcgaatcccagccatggcgtaatttccttaagcaagaaactgatccacaatgtgctgcactcaacccaggtgaggtaaatgggtaccggtaggaagtaattccttataAAGCTGTGCGCTATGAGTGGCACATAAGTTGAAGGCTTACTCTGCTATGCGATCCAAgacaaataggggggggggggcagatgtATGCATGAGTAAGccatataaagcaatacaaaagAGAAAGCAGAAGGCAGATAGCACAAGATGGAGGTATTTTATAATAGAACAGATGAGTGGGGAAGCCatagggtcattccatctggattcacccagtggttgcacccgaccatctcagaatttgttgtaatttggtatacataaaattcaccatggcccaagcacaaaacaaaaaaaattagtccaatcggtccgtcggttctcgcgctacggcccgcccttttctccttgttttgacaaaaatgggcgtgaccttcaaatttcaatggccactgcgtcgttacgtgttgaccaattttcatgaaactggtaccatttgataggaaattcagagaggaatccaaaacatgcatcgaataatgtattggagcaatttataaggtcatgacctttgaccttaactttgaccttgagtttgacccccggacaaataattttttaacttgattttcgtgtatgttaattattggtatgatattgacaaaatatgttaaaatcaatgatgatattttatttcttcacctttaaaaactcttccaaagataccatgaaatttcactctagtcccacacactgatattcatgttagtaaagtgtttaccagttacatgatttcttccaatcttaagttacagtatgcaaacacatgaaaagaaattaagcttaatcagttcacaaataaaagattaaacctttatgctcatgaataggtatctgtttaggcattttgatgttcatcaatatatattcattttgatgttcggcaatatatatcatatatattcatgttagtaaagtcttcacttttatcatcaaaatatatacatgtatatatgtgtatatgatatatattgctgaatcataaaatgcctaaacagatacctattcatgaacataaaggtttaatctttatttgtaaactgattaagcttaatttcttttcatgtgtttgcatgCTGTAACTGAAGAttagaagaaatcatgtaactggtaaacactttactaacatgaatatcagtgtgtgggactagagtgaaatttcatggtacatctatctttggaagagtttttaaatatgaagaaataaaatatcatcattgattttaacatattttgtccatatcataccaataattaacatatacgaaaatcaagttaaaaaattatttgtccgggggtcaaactcaaggtcaaaattaaggtcaaaggtcatgaccttataaattgctccaatacattattcgatgcatgttttggattcctctctgaatttcctatcaaatggtaccagtttcatgaaaattggtcaacacgtaatgacgcagtggccattgaaatttgaaggtcacgcccatttttgtcaaaacaaggagaaaagggcgggcagtagcgcgagaaccgacggaccgattggactaattttttttgttttgtgcttgggccatggtgaattttatgtataccaaattacaacgaattctgagacggtcgggtgcaaaattgcacattcattgggtgaattggcatggaatgaccccataataatacaaaaaattgtgttagaaacagagagagagaggggggggggggtgagtctGTGAGATGGATAATTCATGTATAAGTAAAATGGAGAAGAGACTGAATGATTGCTAATGGAGAAACCATACAGAAgtgagggagaaagaaaataatagaaagaaaagaggggagaaaggaagaaatagaTGGGGGAACCATGACGCTacagaaaataaagagagagtgagaaagaaaTTGATAGAGAGAAAATACGAGAGAAGGTggaaaaatagagagagaaaaagctgagagggaaaatgaaaatactaAAGAAAAATTGAGAGACCCTCCACCCCACTCAGAACCCACAACAAGACGCTCATGATCTACTTTTCAAATGgaataaaatctgaaaaatgatTTTGGCACACTAATTtgcttttcacactgtatttCTTTAACCCAAttctatccttaaccccatctTTAGATTTAGatgtaaatttattcattttccgttcacaaagcacaacaaaatcaaacaatacatagtcaaatttaaagtacatgtacaacatcaatcgaaataaggtataaacaatgagaactaatgcaaactaaagtaactttgactataataactatataaaacagaacggaggggcttgccaagaaaagcgaagcttgtatggGGGGCAAGCCCccgtaacttagtttcaatatgTATATTACAAAACTATAGTATAGAGAGACGGAAGATCTTTTTTTGGTTTCACTGtcttccttaaccccatactatttgctgAGCCGAGATTAATGCCTTAACCATGGATTATcgcacagctcatgaatattgacgATTTTGCCACATAGAGCATGATTAACGTGCATTTTCGATTTCTGTgtttggctaatgcttagccccacttttacTCAGCCCGGTTTCGTTTCACACTGTATCTCTTAGTAACGCAATAAGCCGGCTTtatgcagggccagatagtacacTACTGTTTACCGTGCTAGCctactttgctaaaacgtagtgtaaaaacgaagtgggctaaggtTAACTCCAAAAAAACAATAtgtacagtgtgaaaagcacATGCTTCAGGTACTTGCAAATTATTTGACTGAtggttatatattttcttaccaTATTCCAGTACTTGTAATAATGTATGTTCAATGTTTTATACTATAACaataggaccccattggaaataagtctttcggctttcatgggctatcctgtcaaggtattcttcaatttcattgtaatcacctgtgatattcttgacgaataaaatcaatcaatcaatcaatcaatcaatcaaccaatcagtcagtcaatcaatcaatcaatcaaccagtCAGTccgtcagtcagtcagtcagtcagtcaatcaatcaatcaatcaatcaatcaatcaatcaatcaatcaatcaatcaatcaataaatcaatcaatcaatcaattctgAGAAATGGGGTGGTGGGACACACTACATTGAGTTGTGAATCGGATAGGATTGAATTTTCCCTGCACCAGTTGTACCCACCTGGAAAACAGACCACAAGGCCATTCAGGATACAAAATTCAGTGATATCAAGGCTTAAATCCCTGAGTGTGGCGCAAAACTCTACGGTAGCTTCTGTGAGGTCTCCCCAGCCAATCTCCTTACATTCTGATATTGTCAGCTTACATTTCGTTGTGAATTGAAGCATAGGTAAACAGTCTAATGATCTATGgttcaaggaaagaaagaattaattataattgtttttttaaataataattttaatgacaatgattatgatgatgataataataactaatactaacaataatgataatagtagtaataataatgataacaatattattagtagtagttgtagtaataaacaataataataataacaataaagatgatgataatgatgatgataataataataatgattgtaataataataataaagataataataataatagtaatgataataataataataatgatgattgtgattagGTAGTCCTCACAGTTAAATTATATTCTTTCTAAATGATAGGTGTGTACCTAAGATTAAAGTAGGCAAGTGAAAGTCCTAATATTATATACAGTAACCCATTTCACATGCCATAATTTACATTCATATGGCTTCAAGTCTTAAGGCCATGGCTCAAAACAGGCTAGAGTACATGCGTATTTTCTACTACTGCAGAAGTCTTTGTCCTTGATACAAACGTCAAGGGAGGGATTGAAATTCATTACAAATGTCTGGAAAACACAGTAAAGtacttaaaggaaaccaaaacccaagaagagaagcaatcttattgcaaagagtaaaatgagaggaacaattaaaaacagtttcatcaaaatcgtttatgaaataagcaagttatagACATTtcaaaagtcttgttgtactttcgatggggatcctcaaattggcaaacgtgcttcaaaatggctgattttgtggacaactctccatttgttttgtacacaaattttcagattttcccctttattttaatatttcatatctcctcctgacctcgATATATGTGATGTGAATtgtattttcccatgacatatgacaTGCTCTGAAGgtggcaagatgcaatttgaaagataataaggaaaatctgaaaaattgtgtacaaaacaaatggagagttgtccacgaaatcagccattttgaagcacgtttgccaatttgcggatccccatagaaagtacaacaagagttttcgaactcccataacttgcttatttcataaacgatcttgatgaaacttgttttaaattgttcctctcattttattatttgctataagattgcttctcttcttgggttttggttccCTAACAGTGATTGGTCAAACAGAGTTAATCTTGACAAGGAACAACTTAACTTATGTAAGGACTAAGGAACTCCTATAAATGTGATTGGTCCAAAGAAGtttctttaaaatttctttaaatgCACCTCTCGTGCTTATGTAAGGTGGTCCTGAGAGATAATTCTTTATGTATCCCTTTACATCCATCCCAGGATAAGGAATAATATTACTTTGTAAGTCAGTCCTGAGCCTTGATTGGCTGGAGTAGTTTATGTAATTTCAGACAAGGAGAAAAATAGGGGAGAGAAATCTCTATATATATCTAATATAACAGTAGGTTACAACGCATGTTCATGTAACAGTATACAAAAAGCAAATAGGCATCAGTACGATGGTGCGAGATtacgcatgaggtgaaagaaagatgctctgaATAGAGCGACTCTTTCGTTCACCGAATGCAAAATCTCGAACCATTGCATGAATAAGAATATtagctatttgtgttgtacaacgcctcagaATTTAGcgaaaaatattaagaaaaaaaaaagtttttccctGCAATAATCTATGAAAAGTGAGCAAAAAAATCGAAAGCGAAAAGCGAAATCCCAAAAGCGCACATGGccttgggcagcattgcgcatttagccagcaggcttaTACGCGTATTGTACCTTCattttactgagcgcaatgaattaaatttgtattgtgacgtcacctcctaaagccgtgcaatggtacattttggatggtacgtcttgtgtccaacggtacaaatgtttgacattcagtctCCCATTTGATcacgtacaacaagctaagtaggcgttgtaccaTAGGTTACAATGTAAATAGCGGAAGGAAAGTgaaaattaatcagaagatggtatacatgtagctacaaAAGAGAGGGAGACGTATGTCTCAGAGCTGGTATTTTATTGCTCCTTTACATGTATGCCTACGATCAATGAATGAGTTGATGAGGAACAATTGAAATCAATAGAGGCACTCTCTTACCTGTAAGCTAATCGAAGGACATTAAGATCCATGAACGAGGCTTTCAGGAGTGACATCTGGTCTTCTAGGCATAGCTGTTTGAACATAGGTATAGACTTGGCCCATTTGACCATCATATAGAGCTCTTGGAACCCTCCTTGCATCAGGTCTTGGATTGTGAAGCCGCGGACAGAGTACGGCGGGGGTGAGAACtcgttgggggaggggggcatgaAGTTTGGCATCCCGTCCATCGGGGGCATCATGCCCGGAGGGGGccctaaataacaaaaaataaatgaaatataaagcaATTACAAAGGCAGATTGACTGAGACTGACAATGCAAAAGATACTGAATAAACACCATGGACATGTATGTTTTGAAAAACAGCAAATTGTACAATACATAAGAACATGTTGGATCTACAGTTCCCTATTCTTCCTATTACTGTACATTATACAGCAAAGAAACATGGATCATGTGGGAAGTGGATCAAGATAGGCTTGCAGTCTTCAAAGTTAGAACCCATTAAAGTCAGGAAATGGGGGTCATCAGGAGAATACTACAAACACAATCATTGCTCAATCAAAGTCAATGAGCATAATTTGAGTTTGTTTTTACCCCCcttttacacagtaaaaaaaaaatcgtaattcgaatgatgattccagtgaagaGTCAGGCTAATGACAAATTTTTTATCCCAATcaagaattcaaattctactccaaaggtgaattccagttatgTCTCgcagggtcgtgtggtccagtggttagaccattggactcataatcgcaaggttgtgagttcgaatcccaactctgccactgtctccactttgataaaaaggcccgagagtgatatctgtcgtctataacgtcagccactatgactgattaacctagacgtaaaatgtttcataggtaattggttgtataccagcttggcgtttaccagaaaaatgctgtcctgccgagttcctgcgggagttaccacaaacagaaacagaaatgaGCTTATCTGCAAGGTAGGTCACTTGAAGCATCTTGGACGAAGGGTCTGCTTTcttaaaacttgttataataagaAATTAGCAATAAGAATTCAAAATAAGTTAAACAAGTGAATCAAGTGCAATTATTTGATTGCTGATGTcaaagctggggtaatagtatgcagcgatTACAAACATTAgtctcttaaatcattcataattgtgtttgtgtaggaaatataaatagatgattgtcatcaccattgatgaatcaggaaagagcacagtaagcataagaaacatacaacttaataaaaattttgacacatttggcttcccataattcaagcacagagttagaccatggtctattcCGACTTCAGAATAGGAGCCTATGCATCTCTTCATAGCAGCTTGAACTGCATTTCCCATTATTTTGTAGAAGatgaaatatgaagataagtaATGAAAAGCTGCTTGTTTGATGCCTGCAGACATAAAAATATATGCAGCCCCGAAGCATCTGGAATCAAATGGGGAAGTCAGAAATAAGGGTCATTTACCACTGGACGTACTGTTTCTGGAACCAAAGGGAAAATAAGTTGGAAATAAGGATCACTTACCACTGGAAGCATCTGGAATCAAATGGGAAAGTAAGTCATAAATAAGGATCACTTACCACTGGACATATCTGAGACCAAAGGGGAAATAAGTCAGAAATAAGGGTAACTTACCACTAGACGTATCTGGAACCAAAGGGGAAATAAGTCAGAAATAAGGGTAACTTACCACTGGAAGCATCTGGAACCAAAGGGAAAATAAGTCAGAAATAAGGGTAACTTACCAGTGGAAGCATCTGGGACCAGATGGGGACTGGCATCACATAATGCCTTTAAGATCAGCCTCCAAGGTTCGTTGTCGCTACCAATCATGCCATCATAGACGGTCTGGGTGTTTTCGTTCGTCGGTGATTGAATGAACTCTGACCCAGCTGGAGAAGGAACTGTTCTGCTGTGATTGGAAGTCGTGGAATCACTGCGGAGTTTCTTGTTCTTTGGCTTGCCTCCTGGTAGTCGGTCTTCTCTAACAGCTGaaggaaataatgataaaaataataactatAATATGAAGTTCAGATTGTATTGTGCAGAATGCAGATCATAACATTTTTAGCCCCCTCTTCAGTGCCATTTATAGTTCACACACATTTAAAAGAACTTGCCAGATGcctatttacctcacctggggtGAGTGCAGTGCATGTGGATTTTTTTAAGGTAATAACACCAAGGCAAGGATTAAAACACTCGACCCTCTCCTCTGTTTTAAGTCTGCAccccttcttacaaagagttatgatcgatccgatcaatctcaagtatatggaaatccatcaatgtcatgattttttctttgggaaatttgcacaatgtccttaaAAAACAAAGAGGAGCATGAGTAATGCATTGTCAGGAAAACAGTAAATGTATAGAATAGGCATATACATCATTTTTAGaaagtattttgaacaaacatgtatgttagatgttgatggctttccatagttgctattgatcggatcaatcgcaactcatCGTAAGACTTGCCCTAGGAGACTCCATTGTAATTCAGGGGCCACCAAACCCCAGGGgaggccacttccattcacgagtggataccatgcgtgaccatggggtctcgaaaagcaccctaaacacgtaatttccatattctgaaaatgcaccccttaacaagtattggcgtgtgaaaccctacccttaaca from Lytechinus variegatus isolate NC3 chromosome 8, Lvar_3.0, whole genome shotgun sequence includes the following:
- the LOC121420500 gene encoding retinoic acid receptor RXR-like; protein product: MECYESDQVSMSTSPSTIASSSPSIYYASDQSPSQSQCSPGSSIGSFSIPDAGGTGDRERPCLVCGDRGTGCHYSVFSCEGCKGFFKRTVQKQLLYSCRGPSNMEGACEINKASRNSCQFCRFQKCLTAGMKTDAVREDRLPGGKPKNKKLRSDSTTSNHSRTVPSPAGSEFIQSPTNENTQTVYDGMIGSDNEPWRLILKALCDASPHLVPDASTGPPPGMMPPMDGMPNFMPPSPNEFSPPPYSVRGFTIQDLMQGGFQELYMMVKWAKSIPMFKQLCLEDQMSLLKASFMDLNVLRLAYRSLDCLPMLQFTTKCKLTISECKEIGWGDLTEATVEFCATLRDLSLDITEFCILNGLVVCFPDAPGLVDVDSVTALQKTYLDCLQKYIATTFPNQPKRYGKILMRLPTLRKVSAKAMEQFVGLKLAGKIQVPGLVEEMMNCTI